In the Deltaproteobacteria bacterium genome, GTCGGTCTGGAAGGAGAACGAGGCGGAGATCGCCAATCCGCACCGGATCTACCCCGGCGAGCTGATCTGGATCTCCGAGGGCATGATGCGCAAGCTCACCCCCGAGGAGGCCGCCCGGCTGGCCGCGGCGGGCCTCGCCCCCGAGGCGCAGGCGGAGCTGCCCGCGGCGCCGGCTCCCGAGGCGCCTGCGCCCGAAGCCCGCAAGATCGTCGAGCCCTCCGAAGAGCCGGACCCGTTCGCGTCGCTCGACGGAACGCAGGTGACCGACGACTTCAAGCTCGCGATCCCGACGCTGCAGGGCCTGAGCTTCGTCACGGACGACGCGCTGAAGACCAGCGGCGCGCTGATGGGCAATCACGAGGAGAACTACTGGATCGTCCAGGGCCAGCGCTCGATCGCCAGTGTCGGCGAGGGCCAGGCCCACGTCGGCGACGCCTACACGGTCTTCCGCATCCGCCGCGAGCTGCGCCATCCCGAGACCGGGGAGCGCCTGGGCTACTTCGTGCAGGTGCTCGGAAAGGCCGAGGTCACGGAGCTTCTGCCCGAGACCTCGTGGATGCGCATCACCGAGTCGTGGGCGGAGATGGAGCCCGGGGACCGCGTGATGCCCTTCGTCGAGGAGCCCGACGCGATCACCGAGGTGCACGTCGACCAGGCGGTGCGGGGCGAGATCGTCGCCTTCGAGCCCTACCGGCTCCGCGTCGGCGACCGCGACTTCGTGATCCTCGATCAGGGTACGCGAAGCGGTGTCGTGCCGGGGCGACGGCTCGTCGTGTTCCGCGCCGGACGACCGGCCCGCGATCCGCTCTCGTCGGAGATGATGATGGTGCCGGACGACGTCGTGGGCGAGGTCTTCGTGGTGAAGTCGAACGAGAAGACCGCGCTCGCGCTCGTGACGCGTTCGGACCGCGAGCTGGTCGTCGGCGACAGCTTCCGCAACCGACCCTGAGCCGCGACGAGTCCCGCATCGGACGGATTCGGCTACGCTGCGGCAGTGGTCTTCCGCGCGATGCTCTTCGTTCCGGGCGACAGCGAGCGCAAGCTCGCCAAGGGTGACGACTGCGGCGCGGAC is a window encoding:
- a CDS encoding LysM peptidoglycan-binding domain-containing protein codes for the protein MSSLRSIVLAVVLVLPGLCVAQGQGTGVTPDGKKGQIYKVQKGDTLWAISQTYLGTPWIWPSVWKENEAEIANPHRIYPGELIWISEGMMRKLTPEEAARLAAAGLAPEAQAELPAAPAPEAPAPEARKIVEPSEEPDPFASLDGTQVTDDFKLAIPTLQGLSFVTDDALKTSGALMGNHEENYWIVQGQRSIASVGEGQAHVGDAYTVFRIRRELRHPETGERLGYFVQVLGKAEVTELLPETSWMRITESWAEMEPGDRVMPFVEEPDAITEVHVDQAVRGEIVAFEPYRLRVGDRDFVILDQGTRSGVVPGRRLVVFRAGRPARDPLSSEMMMVPDDVVGEVFVVKSNEKTALALVTRSDRELVVGDSFRNRP